A region of Candidatus Omnitrophota bacterium DNA encodes the following proteins:
- a CDS encoding glycogen/starch synthase, translated as FRQLSADLKVKPVAYQEPFGRESLIVSFLKKLSAKPHKLSYERLSLPQKQDKNPGKMKFGPIESRLTLNQTVINEGPFTIFSSCYDYASASKLNIIYKYQDISEINEKAILDMVELLVKLEAKGWDFNISYDQEYNRKRSGLGLAFEAVQDKSAVELMVERRAKSNGGLIWNALSAESSLAMIFNSLKPVFIIRNPEKEYLAYQLFKLLAFLDEAKILHSYHFELLVRHLADDNSFYAFISLDNGNYLKLGSGLSADVNTGELNGLNNLAFLAEECKNYTNAQNDPADNGLQPISFREIKPTAAVWNDSCVTRLTDEEFQMAAAKNKNRNPVNIERDGGKNYLNKENSGRIKKGTSTVAGDAFSSSNLLYARRDGGNRQVTFEEFERGQIGRKATIQLKISVDETPELLLPAEFMVIPGESRNVLKIYGSAPRPGRFASISRYDLQNTAEFKYQRLIRIRVAPVPVYKRGEVLRALVHIYRERFDNAKTVKAAAENDIIIVHWDDTEFGKENPKFNRWQFVRSGRGGSLKLDDLPVTPSGMLDLRKILEFAKHRELRGMKSILAQINRESKWQQWQAALYTPASWPNVWKLLLEKEGWDEVHQREYWGLRRDIATIISSSRAGDRNIEEYRIQHRLRWFKPVQILRNALSSRKTVNAVKLHKQASRTGRLTAKQYKRIKSLDFEQTGLEMFNASSAEDPNGFDGGKLVIGKEQAIRQEIGLGSIKAALFDIGGVLLDCSKEKKIGEIREFIEKLFSIELTCAEVETMFYSGEDALALRTDLYLEDFLDRINAQLRARSGKQGLSFTSSDFVKIFFLDCEVSQEMKTLVEDLRGQGAQMYILSNFFISRRVELSCLMLGILAQHFPGCFTKENVFFSNAVGYAKPSEEAYAAVLRHIDARPEEILYVDDQQENAFRAYRMGLNSCWFYENFTRKTIGSKSAVYLSHGSSYTLSNNWAKGEEILVNIYTDNSGKEYPIEAVSCNDPGKRTRFAQIWNWDGRLIEVFNEYLSLGKYNEIFSGNRLLIRNICLDSTGALRFGTDFRGRFPKYRGQEVEVNTDNRFVREVKFISDGKTIEFKLVIDTISGNVVHSYYDSLFLGRVEKLRDFTVSNISTDRRGGLRFACQSFANLFPDFPGFKADIHVRKGYGNKPVVDTVWIRSSDGKIVATKKFNLIYDVDNNLIDSFASHLDSARLRKMTGNKIEMRNPLPASGQLKIGGVTLRKFTTKAGQVYTLFIKAGKLDMVGFEDGDIYAFDPVSGKVLSDRKKKELSDKLYESVWSQLSNWEKSLLGIFAYRVNGDFSARSIASRSNLGYLICKNEGRNSLSYLREKLQKTDSRFVVTKGNTFFINQGLLVFVKRKIIDPASAEARNKEGLKKKINRAAQEIGLPYKNGNRRHFSKENFIRIYPQIVIDYEALRAKHQVNIGWTSLVEAVVLKKNSSAAAVAAIQQSNTEAFSGVRTISPEELMVVLESIKGEHWSNAPPSVGSLPVYYRVAPIENTASNNDGGKDIPPATNNVFTPSQAFIDIWKDLANNGFLNNILALSIRKPWLDREAELKKLLAEAVNHLDIEGSFPLKERLVYSPSATYFEDEKVILFYDLYNIPVMVRVAPDHFADYLTDTEYLLSFFGPGLRVDILWQSEEMEYIRKDLEFYKANPEFYRFVYQLNSPDAAKVLKAFQGLVMKLAVPELKDEAVRLLNTCLGSENVLIQRMAQKVLNKIYTSRPVFFPEASETIIVKMGKDIRINDFVFYPGFNPFKDISRLSQFQARLVAANNYSNELKYVNLQVSAYSDDAVLLRLNDRERFIPVERGIVHLALQVRYTHGMDWVYVPDSEANVAVFCQKDLSGKVFRQIWAAYNGIYDEEGQVRRDENGKVIPGTFKDIQGILPQLKKEGVDYIYVMGICQLDKPENIPGQEGPDASLFSIFKFSISEELGGKAGLVNLINEAEKLGIQIYAGDLMPHVNQNCRDLPEWAFVKARNQYDRNKIIRRLATDGSINHENGLPVEWHDSVILNFRDKRVIAKLAFFVEYLAGMGIKGMRIDVAHNFGAMLPVDKSPYLQSKEKLFGRITSWERNSSGGFKIINNWDSSEANPFLLYLVSEITRKYPEFIFLGENYGTITEAGPVNKYIQVIKSGVIPFDSGTHDDLESVIIKGSPVSGVLNPHFRWLFSELPQGSQWVAALETHDYFRNMDQWESFGPQKIKAAVWCWLATTRGPLMLYNRQELGEVHRVRIDNFTQHDYAEADRQRYYAQLEFGRVHKETIQHFWNKAIGFYKAHACISCGQDYIFDTGNDRVFAIARYNDNEKIIFIVNMGWETVSLKIDLNALWDKLGIENSRLKFYSLKEFESGTEEAFTGEELRAYNINARLEGYESAVISLKTDGGEDIHLIALRDALCRYSDESREVRTKYNYAFVTLAKAILKGNSASFYEAFSYLAELVEGELRFSDFSCGDLTLIMHEISVANPGKIDTTIKLLKDIRQGDFSEDSKAVAGKVLRWMDIGSAVFVSPEAAPVSKAGGMANVVGELAEVLAGSGLKVYVISPLYKYTENSGKIVEVKERTLSKFNLRYTGKPIDVYVGRHGLVRSGLAHARISKVDHLLLDNPYFADSLYGQLGGYRQDPNSRVSKEHESLRAIFLSLGALEAMKAMNIYPSIVIGNDWMCAPLMVHLNSIRSLYKNDPHFVNTRTIGWVHNNGQDYQFKVGRFENGIDLLGNLGLPSEDYGWFIDPHNGELINFMAAFIRHSHFVVAVSPGQMWDYLRSDEKGGGEGLCDIFRGINKERRLFAITNGIAQGQMQLISFGEDIFAIDSEIQREEYLLKVWGIKQNAKPWIAQQPIFWPATQGSSKLLNSDNFVVNMVSRITEQKGIQYVVPFAERVLNNAKYHDVMFVFAGQGDAYWMGRLNELVYRYSGRVGYSNGFVPDAVRNMAYICGDLFIAFSIWEPGGISPMEALAFGLPCLVSDRQGHMSTIIRGVNGERFSIDDQDPGRTIDNIMREFDILYDTWKSRNVSGRWIEMVKNALFSNNSWDKSVVLAENLFKYTLTAEEKYYKKFYPDEGSKFNDGGCWIEENAPELKDKLLATLSMEGNIPEFEGYDAQNANTKGGLGAYFGDKLEGLADIGMKACGCQPMYSHILKAGKRVCVDYSGLINNGVIKRVYDN; from the coding sequence GGAGATAAAGCCCACTGCCGCTGTCTGGAATGACAGTTGTGTTACCCGTTTGACCGATGAAGAGTTCCAGATGGCGGCCGCTAAGAACAAAAACAGAAATCCCGTGAATATTGAACGGGACGGCGGTAAAAACTATTTAAACAAAGAAAATTCGGGGAGGATAAAGAAGGGTACATCTACCGTGGCAGGTGATGCCTTCTCCTCCTCGAATTTATTATATGCGCGAAGAGACGGCGGCAATAGGCAGGTTACGTTTGAGGAATTTGAACGCGGCCAAATAGGGCGGAAAGCTACTATTCAGCTCAAGATATCCGTGGATGAAACGCCGGAATTGCTTTTACCGGCGGAGTTTATGGTCATTCCCGGGGAATCCCGGAATGTCCTGAAAATATACGGTTCCGCGCCGCGGCCGGGAAGATTCGCCAGCATCTCCCGTTACGACCTGCAGAATACCGCGGAGTTCAAGTATCAACGGCTGATCCGAATAAGGGTAGCCCCTGTCCCGGTTTATAAACGAGGCGAAGTCCTGAGAGCCCTTGTCCATATATACAGGGAGCGTTTTGATAACGCGAAAACCGTGAAAGCCGCGGCGGAAAATGACATTATTATCGTGCATTGGGATGATACGGAGTTCGGTAAAGAGAACCCGAAATTCAATAGATGGCAGTTCGTGAGGTCGGGCAGGGGCGGAAGCCTGAAATTGGATGATCTGCCGGTTACTCCCAGCGGTATGCTTGACCTGCGCAAAATACTGGAATTCGCCAAACACAGGGAGCTTAGAGGCATGAAAAGCATCCTCGCGCAAATAAACAGGGAAAGCAAATGGCAACAGTGGCAGGCAGCGTTATATACTCCCGCGAGCTGGCCTAATGTCTGGAAACTGCTTCTGGAAAAAGAAGGCTGGGATGAGGTGCATCAAAGGGAATACTGGGGTTTGCGCAGGGACATAGCTACTATTATCTCGTCTTCGCGCGCGGGCGATAGAAATATTGAAGAATACAGGATACAGCATAGACTAAGATGGTTCAAGCCGGTCCAGATACTCAGGAATGCCTTATCCAGCCGTAAGACAGTCAATGCCGTTAAACTACATAAACAGGCAAGCCGCACCGGAAGGTTGACGGCTAAACAATACAAAAGGATAAAATCCCTCGATTTCGAACAGACCGGCCTGGAGATGTTTAATGCGTCTTCCGCTGAAGACCCTAATGGTTTTGACGGAGGCAAACTGGTTATCGGCAAGGAACAGGCGATCCGCCAAGAGATAGGCTTGGGATCCATAAAGGCCGCTTTATTTGATATTGGCGGCGTGCTTCTGGATTGTTCTAAAGAAAAGAAGATCGGGGAGATCCGGGAATTCATTGAAAAACTTTTTAGCATTGAATTGACCTGCGCGGAGGTCGAAACGATGTTCTATTCCGGGGAAGACGCGTTGGCCCTGCGGACTGATCTTTACCTGGAAGATTTTCTGGATAGGATAAATGCGCAACTGCGGGCAAGGTCCGGAAAGCAGGGTTTAAGTTTCACATCATCCGATTTTGTAAAGATATTCTTCCTTGATTGCGAGGTATCACAAGAAATGAAAACCCTGGTAGAGGATCTGCGCGGTCAGGGCGCGCAGATGTATATACTCTCAAATTTCTTCATCAGCCGTAGAGTGGAGTTGAGCTGCCTTATGCTTGGTATTCTTGCCCAGCATTTTCCGGGTTGTTTCACGAAAGAAAATGTCTTTTTTTCTAACGCTGTTGGTTATGCCAAGCCCAGTGAGGAAGCTTATGCCGCGGTATTGAGGCATATTGACGCCAGGCCGGAAGAGATACTTTATGTAGACGACCAGCAGGAAAACGCCTTCCGCGCGTACAGGATGGGCTTGAACAGCTGTTGGTTTTATGAGAATTTTACGCGCAAGACTATTGGCTCTAAAAGCGCCGTTTATCTGTCTCACGGCTCCAGTTATACCTTAAGCAATAATTGGGCTAAAGGGGAGGAAATACTGGTTAATATTTATACCGATAATTCCGGTAAAGAGTATCCCATAGAAGCTGTCTCCTGTAATGACCCGGGGAAACGCACGCGTTTTGCCCAGATCTGGAATTGGGATGGCCGGTTGATCGAGGTGTTCAATGAATATCTGTCTTTGGGTAAATACAATGAGATTTTCAGCGGTAACCGGCTGTTGATAAGGAATATCTGTTTAGACAGCACAGGGGCGCTTAGATTCGGGACTGATTTCCGGGGCAGGTTCCCTAAATACCGCGGCCAAGAGGTGGAAGTGAATACCGATAACAGGTTTGTGCGGGAGGTAAAGTTCATATCTGACGGAAAAACGATAGAATTTAAACTGGTGATAGATACGATCAGCGGAAACGTGGTCCACTCTTATTATGATTCGCTTTTTCTGGGAAGGGTAGAGAAGCTTAGGGATTTTACGGTATCGAACATATCCACTGACAGAAGAGGCGGGTTGAGGTTTGCCTGCCAGTCTTTCGCGAATCTCTTTCCGGATTTCCCCGGCTTTAAGGCGGATATCCATGTGCGAAAAGGATACGGGAACAAGCCGGTCGTGGATACGGTCTGGATAAGGTCATCTGACGGGAAGATCGTAGCCACTAAGAAATTTAATCTTATCTACGATGTTGATAACAACCTGATCGATTCATTCGCATCCCATCTTGATTCCGCCCGTCTGCGGAAAATGACCGGTAACAAAATCGAAATGCGCAATCCTTTGCCTGCTTCCGGGCAGTTGAAGATCGGCGGGGTTACCCTGCGTAAATTCACTACCAAAGCCGGACAGGTATATACTTTATTCATAAAAGCCGGCAAGCTTGATATGGTTGGATTCGAGGACGGGGATATATACGCCTTTGATCCCGTCTCAGGAAAAGTGCTGTCTGACCGGAAGAAAAAGGAGCTCTCCGATAAACTTTATGAATCTGTCTGGTCGCAGTTAAGCAATTGGGAGAAGAGTTTATTGGGTATATTCGCTTATCGTGTTAATGGTGATTTTTCGGCCAGAAGCATAGCCAGCAGAAGCAATCTGGGGTATTTGATCTGTAAAAATGAGGGGCGCAACTCCTTAAGTTATTTGCGCGAAAAACTGCAGAAGACGGACAGCCGATTCGTAGTAACGAAAGGCAACACATTTTTTATTAATCAGGGGCTGCTTGTATTTGTAAAAAGGAAGATAATCGATCCGGCTTCCGCAGAGGCCCGGAATAAGGAGGGGCTCAAGAAAAAGATCAACCGAGCTGCCCAAGAGATCGGGTTGCCTTATAAAAACGGCAACAGGCGGCACTTTAGTAAAGAGAATTTTATCCGTATTTACCCGCAAATAGTAATAGATTATGAAGCGCTCAGAGCTAAGCACCAAGTGAACATTGGCTGGACATCGCTGGTCGAGGCCGTTGTTTTAAAGAAAAACAGCAGTGCCGCGGCTGTAGCTGCTATCCAGCAGTCTAACACTGAGGCGTTTTCAGGCGTTCGAACAATATCACCAGAAGAATTAATGGTTGTTTTGGAGAGTATAAAAGGAGAACATTGGTCCAATGCTCCTCCGTCAGTTGGTTCATTACCTGTGTATTACAGGGTCGCCCCGATAGAAAACACCGCTTCAAATAACGACGGCGGAAAAGATATTCCCCCCGCAACAAACAACGTTTTCACCCCCAGTCAAGCCTTTATCGATATATGGAAAGATCTGGCGAATAACGGATTTTTAAATAATATCCTGGCATTGAGTATTCGCAAACCCTGGCTGGACAGGGAAGCCGAATTAAAAAAGCTGTTAGCCGAGGCTGTAAACCATTTGGATATAGAGGGCAGTTTTCCTCTTAAGGAACGATTGGTTTATTCACCGTCGGCTACTTATTTCGAAGATGAGAAGGTGATTCTATTTTATGATCTTTATAATATTCCGGTAATGGTCAGGGTCGCCCCGGATCATTTCGCTGATTATTTAACTGATACTGAGTATCTTCTTTCATTCTTCGGCCCCGGGTTAAGGGTGGATATATTATGGCAAAGTGAAGAGATGGAATATATCCGCAAAGACCTGGAATTCTACAAGGCCAATCCTGAATTCTACCGGTTCGTCTATCAATTGAATTCGCCGGATGCCGCCAAGGTATTAAAAGCGTTCCAGGGCTTGGTCATGAAACTGGCGGTTCCTGAATTAAAAGATGAAGCGGTCCGTTTGCTCAATACCTGCCTGGGCAGCGAGAATGTGCTGATACAGCGCATGGCGCAGAAAGTATTGAACAAAATATACACGAGCAGACCGGTATTTTTCCCTGAGGCGTCAGAGACTATAATCGTAAAGATGGGCAAGGATATCCGGATCAATGATTTTGTTTTCTACCCAGGTTTTAATCCGTTCAAAGACATCTCCAGATTAAGTCAATTCCAGGCTCGTTTAGTCGCGGCTAATAATTATTCGAACGAATTGAAATATGTCAATTTGCAGGTCAGCGCGTATTCGGATGACGCGGTCCTGTTGCGTTTAAATGACAGAGAGAGGTTTATCCCGGTGGAAAGAGGTATTGTGCATTTGGCTTTGCAGGTAAGGTATACCCACGGCATGGACTGGGTTTATGTGCCGGATTCCGAGGCAAATGTCGCGGTTTTCTGCCAGAAGGATCTTAGTGGTAAGGTCTTCCGACAGATCTGGGCGGCGTATAACGGCATATATGATGAGGAGGGGCAGGTCAGAAGGGATGAGAACGGTAAAGTCATTCCCGGGACATTCAAGGATATCCAGGGCATCCTGCCGCAATTAAAAAAAGAAGGGGTTGATTATATATATGTTATGGGTATCTGTCAGTTGGATAAGCCGGAAAATATCCCAGGACAGGAGGGCCCGGACGCTTCCTTGTTTTCTATATTTAAGTTCAGCATAAGCGAAGAATTAGGCGGCAAGGCCGGATTGGTAAATCTGATAAATGAAGCTGAGAAACTTGGCATACAAATATATGCCGGAGATCTTATGCCGCATGTTAACCAGAACTGCAGGGATCTGCCGGAATGGGCTTTTGTGAAGGCAAGGAATCAGTATGACCGTAACAAGATCATTCGCAGGCTTGCGACTGATGGTTCGATCAATCACGAAAACGGATTACCGGTTGAATGGCATGATTCAGTCATCTTGAATTTCCGGGATAAAAGAGTGATCGCGAAATTAGCCTTTTTTGTGGAATATCTGGCTGGAATGGGGATAAAAGGAATGCGTATAGACGTAGCCCATAATTTCGGAGCTATGCTGCCGGTAGACAAGTCGCCCTATTTACAGAGCAAAGAAAAGCTGTTTGGCCGGATCACTTCCTGGGAACGTAACAGTTCCGGCGGGTTCAAGATCATAAATAACTGGGATAGCTCCGAGGCTAATCCGTTCTTGTTATATCTGGTAAGCGAAATAACCCGCAAATACCCGGAATTCATCTTTTTGGGAGAAAACTACGGGACCATTACGGAAGCAGGCCCGGTGAATAAATATATCCAGGTTATTAAATCCGGAGTAATTCCTTTTGATTCCGGAACTCATGATGATTTGGAGAGCGTTATTATAAAGGGGAGTCCGGTATCCGGAGTGCTTAACCCGCATTTCCGCTGGTTATTCAGTGAACTGCCTCAAGGCAGCCAGTGGGTAGCCGCTTTGGAAACCCACGATTATTTTCGCAATATGGACCAGTGGGAAAGTTTCGGCCCGCAAAAGATCAAAGCCGCTGTTTGGTGCTGGTTGGCTACTACCCGCGGGCCGTTAATGCTTTACAACCGCCAGGAACTTGGCGAGGTTCACAGGGTTAGGATAGACAACTTTACCCAGCATGATTACGCGGAAGCGGACAGGCAACGGTATTATGCCCAGCTGGAATTCGGGCGCGTTCATAAAGAGACTATCCAGCATTTCTGGAATAAAGCGATTGGATTCTACAAGGCGCATGCCTGTATTTCTTGCGGTCAGGATTATATATTCGATACTGGCAATGACCGTGTATTCGCCATTGCCAGATATAACGATAATGAAAAGATCATATTTATCGTGAATATGGGCTGGGAAACTGTTTCGCTGAAAATAGATCTGAATGCTTTATGGGATAAGCTGGGAATAGAGAATTCGCGGTTAAAGTTTTATTCCCTTAAGGAATTTGAAAGCGGGACAGAGGAGGCGTTTACCGGAGAGGAACTGAGGGCGTATAACATTAATGCCAGATTGGAAGGTTATGAATCCGCGGTAATATCTTTGAAAACCGACGGAGGAGAGGATATCCACCTTATCGCGTTAAGAGACGCCTTGTGTCGTTATTCTGATGAAAGCCGGGAAGTACGGACAAAATATAACTACGCCTTTGTGACGCTGGCAAAGGCGATCTTAAAGGGAAATAGCGCTTCTTTTTATGAGGCTTTTAGTTATCTGGCGGAGTTGGTTGAAGGGGAATTAAGATTTTCCGATTTTTCCTGCGGCGACCTGACTTTGATAATGCATGAGATTTCCGTGGCTAATCCTGGCAAGATCGATACAACCATAAAATTATTAAAAGATATCCGCCAAGGCGATTTTAGCGAGGATTCCAAGGCCGTAGCTGGGAAAGTGCTGCGTTGGATGGATATCGGTTCGGCGGTATTTGTTTCTCCGGAAGCCGCGCCTGTATCTAAAGCCGGTGGAATGGCCAATGTCGTTGGCGAACTGGCAGAGGTTCTGGCAGGTTCCGGTCTTAAGGTTTATGTAATAAGCCCCTTGTATAAATATACAGAAAATAGCGGCAAGATAGTCGAGGTTAAAGAACGCACCCTGTCTAAATTCAACCTGCGTTATACCGGTAAACCTATCGATGTGTATGTAGGAAGGCATGGACTGGTCAGGTCAGGCCTGGCGCATGCCAGGATAAGTAAGGTCGATCACCTCCTTCTGGATAATCCGTATTTCGCCGATTCTCTATATGGACAGTTAGGCGGGTACAGGCAGGATCCGAACAGCCGGGTTTCCAAAGAACATGAATCACTGCGCGCGATCTTTTTATCGCTTGGCGCTTTGGAAGCAATGAAGGCGATGAACATATACCCTTCAATAGTAATAGGCAATGATTGGATGTGCGCCCCGTTAATGGTTCATTTGAATTCCATCCGGTCGCTTTACAAGAACGATCCGCATTTTGTGAATACCCGGACAATAGGCTGGGTGCATAACAACGGCCAGGATTACCAGTTTAAGGTCGGCAGGTTTGAGAACGGCATCGACCTTTTGGGTAATTTAGGACTTCCCTCCGAGGATTACGGATGGTTTATCGATCCTCACAACGGGGAATTGATCAATTTTATGGCGGCGTTCATAAGGCATTCCCATTTTGTGGTAGCGGTTAGCCCGGGTCAGATGTGGGATTATCTGCGCTCGGATGAAAAAGGCGGCGGCGAGGGCTTATGCGATATCTTCCGCGGTATAAATAAGGAACGCAGGCTGTTCGCTATTACCAACGGTATTGCTCAGGGGCAAATGCAGCTAATATCGTTTGGGGAGGACATTTTCGCGATCGATTCCGAAATACAGAGGGAAGAATATTTGCTTAAAGTGTGGGGCATAAAACAGAACGCTAAACCATGGATCGCGCAGCAGCCGATTTTCTGGCCGGCTACTCAAGGTAGTTCAAAGTTGCTGAATAGCGATAATTTTGTGGTGAATATGGTTTCCCGGATAACCGAGCAAAAAGGCATTCAGTATGTGGTGCCGTTTGCCGAGAGGGTATTGAACAACGCTAAATATCATGATGTCATGTTTGTATTCGCCGGACAGGGCGATGCTTACTGGATGGGTCGGCTGAATGAACTAGTTTACCGTTATTCTGGCAGGGTCGGATATTCCAATGGGTTTGTCCCCGACGCGGTCAGGAATATGGCTTATATATGCGGGGATCTTTTCATCGCGTTTTCCATCTGGGAGCCGGGTGGGATCTCGCCGATGGAGGCTTTGGCCTTTGGTCTGCCATGCCTTGTTTCAGACCGACAGGGGCATATGTCTACGATCATCCGGGGGGTTAACGGTGAAAGGTTCTCTATTGATGATCAGGACCCTGGGCGGACCATTGATAATATAATGCGGGAATTCGATATTTTGTATGATACCTGGAAATCCCGGAATGTGTCTGGCAGATGGATCGAGATGGTCAAAAACGCATTATTCTCGAATAACAGCTGGGATAAATCGGTTGTCCTGGCTGAAAACCTTTTCAAGTATACCCTGACAGCCGAGGAAAAATATTATAAGAAATTTTATCCGGATGAGGGAAGTAAATTTAACGATGGCGGATGTTGGATCGAAGAAAATGCTCCGGAATTAAAGGATAAATTATTAGCCACTCTCTCTATGGAAGGAAATATCCCGGAATTTGAAGGGTATGACGCCCAGAACGCCAATACTAAAGGAGGATTGGGCGCTTATTTCGGGGATAAATTGGAAGGATTGGCCGATATAGGCATGAAGGCCTGCGGATGCCAGCCGATGTATTCGCATATACTAAAAGCAGGTAAAAGGGTCTGTGTTGATTATTCCGGGCTTATTAATAACGGGGTCATAAAAAGGGTTTATGACAACG